The following are from one region of the Ictalurus furcatus strain D&B chromosome 11, Billie_1.0, whole genome shotgun sequence genome:
- the LOC128615192 gene encoding tubby-related protein 1-like: MHQKPKKKKAESIPAESNGTDTKSKKSKSKKNGDLSTDSSPATQKNGEKVKKKKTEKERENESPQKEKAEPKKKAKSAPKKKKSSTDDEGNSDDEEVAAPQKKTKSKSSKDGSDGKEKDKDKKSKPKEEKEDKDNKGKSKTKKKEPASMFQINGDKPTTKGRKKAAKSDSEEVSEPESKTSKSKKKSSSNPGSMFQADGEKDKDKARDKKSKKSKSLAKAEESDESESEVTHKKKKGKGKKGKKEERAPSPVIEFDDLEEFVVQPAEQGITVKCKVTRDKRGMDRGLYPTYYLHLDNEKKVFLLAGRKRKKSTTSNYLISIDPTDLSRGGENYIGKLRSNLMGTKFTVFDNALHPDRALPDMSNARQELAAIIYETNVLGMKGPRRMTVIIPGMDKDGERVPFRPRSENDGLLIRHQNRKMENLIELRNKTPVWNEETSSHVLNFNGRVTQASVKNFQIVHSKDQDYIVMQFGRVADDAFTLDYNYPLCAVQAFAIALSSFDGKIACE; the protein is encoded by the exons ATGCATCAGAAGCCGAAAAAGAAGAAAGCTGAGTCTATTCCCGCAGAGAGCAATGGGACAGATACTAAATCCAAAAAAAGCAAGAGTAAGAAAAATGGAGACCTGTCAACAGATAGCAGCCCTGCCACTCAAAAAA ATGGtgaaaaagtgaagaaaaagaaaactgaaaaggaaagagaaaatgaatcccCACAGAAGGAAAAGGCTGAGCCCAAAAAGAAAGCCAAAAGTGCcccgaagaagaagaaaa GTTCGACTGATGATGAAGGTAATAGTGATGATGAAGAAGTGGCAGCACCccagaagaaaacaaaatcaaagtcTTCGAAGGACGGTTCTGATGGCAAAGAAAAAGACAAGGACAAGAAATCTAAACCTAAAG aggaaaaagaagacaaagacAATAAAGGAAAGTCTAAGACCAAAAAGAAGGAGCCGGCCTCTATGTTCCAGATAAATGGAGACAAACCTACCACTAAGGGTAGAAAGAAAG CTGCCAAATCAGACAGTGAAGAGGTGAGTGAGCCAGAAAGCAAAACAAGCAAGAGCAAGAAAAAGAGCAGTTCGAACCCAGGCTCCATGTTCCAGGCCGATGGAGAAAAGGATAAAGACAAGGCCAGGGACAAAAAGTCTAAAAAGTCCAAAA GTCTGGCAAAAGCAGAAGAGAGTGATGAATCAGAGTCTGAGGTGACACACaagaagaaaaagggaaaaggaaaaaaggggaaaaag GAGGAACGAGCCCCTTCCCCAGTTATTGAGTTTGATGACCTGGAAGAGTTTGTGGTTCAGCCGGCAGAACAGGGCATCACAGTGAAATGTAAAGTGACCCGGGACAAAAGAGGAATGGACCGGGGTCTTTATCCCACTTACTACCTTCATCTAGACAATGAAAAGAAG GTCTTTTTGCTGGCTGGGCGGAAACGCAAAAAGAGCACAACCTCCAACTACTTGATCTCAATTGACCCCACTGACCTTTCAAGGGGGGGTGAAAACTACATAGGGAAATTAAG GTCCAATCTGATGGGCACTAAATTCACAGTATTTGATAATGCACTTCATCCTGACCGAGCACTTCCTGATATGTCAAATGCAAGACAGGAACTAGCAGCCATTATTTAT GAGACCAATGTGCTGGGAATGAAGGGTCCAAGACGAATGACTGTCATTATCCCTGGCATGGACAAAGATGGAGAGCGAGTACCCTTTCGCCCACGCagt GAAAATGACGGCCTCCTGATTCGACACCAAAACAGGAAAATGGAGAATCTGATAGAGCTTCGCAACAAGACGCCTGTGTGGAACGAGGAGACGTCGTCTCATGTGCTCAACTTTAACGGCAGAGTCACACAAGCCTCTGTCAAAAACTTCCAGATTGTTCACAGCAAAGACC AGGACTACATAGTGATGCAGTTTGGGAGAGTTGCAGATGATGCCTTCACCCTGGACTATAACTATCCTCTGTGTGCAGTGCAAGCTTTTGCTATTGCCCTCTCTAGCTTTGATGGTAAAATCGCCTGTGAGTGA